A region from the Wansuia hejianensis genome encodes:
- a CDS encoding phenylalanine--tRNA ligase subunit alpha produces the protein MKEKLEAIVKKAMASMNTANSLDALNEVRVDVLGKKGQLTAVLKGMKDVAPEERPKVGQMVNDARSSIEKTLEEVKEKLERVHMEQKLAREVIDVTLPAKKAAVGHRHPNTIALEEVERIFIGMGYEVVQGPEVEYDLYNFEKLNIPANHPAKDEQDTFYITKDIVLRTQTSPCQARVMEQGRLPIRMLSPGRVFRSDEVDATHSPSFHQVEGLVVDKHITFADLKGTLAQFARELFGPETKTKFRPHHFPFTEPSAEMDVSCFKCGGKGCRFCKGSGWIEILGCGMVHPHVFEMCGIDPEKYTGFAFGVGLERIALLKYEIDDMRLLYENDYRFLKQF, from the coding sequence ATGAAAGAGAAGCTGGAAGCCATTGTAAAAAAGGCGATGGCCAGCATGAACACAGCGAATTCTCTGGACGCTCTGAATGAGGTCAGGGTTGATGTGCTTGGCAAAAAGGGGCAGCTGACTGCCGTGCTGAAGGGGATGAAGGATGTGGCGCCGGAGGAACGGCCGAAGGTCGGCCAGATGGTCAATGATGCCAGAAGTTCCATTGAAAAGACGCTGGAAGAGGTTAAGGAAAAGCTGGAGCGGGTCCACATGGAACAGAAGCTGGCCAGAGAAGTGATTGATGTGACACTTCCGGCTAAAAAAGCTGCAGTAGGGCACCGCCATCCCAATACCATTGCGCTTGAGGAAGTTGAGCGAATCTTTATCGGCATGGGTTATGAGGTGGTTCAGGGACCCGAGGTTGAATATGATCTCTATAATTTTGAAAAGCTGAATATTCCCGCTAACCATCCGGCAAAGGATGAGCAGGATACGTTTTATATAACGAAGGATATCGTTCTCAGGACACAGACCTCTCCCTGCCAGGCCCGTGTGATGGAGCAGGGCAGGCTGCCGATCCGCATGCTGTCGCCGGGGAGGGTATTTCGTTCCGATGAGGTAGATGCCACTCATTCACCTTCCTTTCACCAGGTGGAAGGTCTCGTGGTGGACAAGCATATTACGTTTGCGGATTTGAAGGGAACTCTGGCACAATTTGCCAGGGAACTGTTTGGGCCGGAGACTAAGACAAAATTCCGCCCCCATCATTTTCCTTTCACAGAGCCCAGCGCTGAGATGGATGTGAGCTGTTTTAAATGCGGCGGAAAGGGCTGCCGTTTCTGTAAAGGTTCCGGCTGGATTGAGATTCTGGGGTGCGGGATGGTTCATCCTCATGTGTTTGAAATGTGCGGCATTGATCCGGAAAAGTATACGGGCTTTGCCTTTGGGGTGGGGCTTGAGAGGATTGCCCTGTTGAAATATGAGATAGATGATATGCGTCTGCTTTATGAGAATGATTATCGGTTCCTGAAGCAGTTTTAA
- the pheT gene encoding phenylalanine--tRNA ligase subunit beta, with protein MNTSLSWIKKYVPDLDVTAQEYTDAMTLSGTKVEGFEKLDENLDRIVIGQIEKIERHPDADKLIVCQVNVGAETIQIVTGAPNVKEGDKVPVVLDGGKVAGGHDGSTTPGGIKIKAGKLRGIESNGMMCSIEELGSSREFYPEAPESGIYIFPEDARVGSNAVHALGLDDVIFEYEITSNRVDCYSVIGIAREAAATFGKEFRPPVVAKTGNGEKASDYIRVTVEDGKLCPRYCARVVKNVKIGPSPKWMQRCLAANGIRPINNLVDITNYVMEEYGQPMHAYDLDTISGREIVVRRAKAGEKFVTLDGQERQMDENVLMICDGEKAVGIAGIMGGENSMITDQVRTVLFEAACFDGTNIRLSSKRIGLRTDASGKFEKGLDPNNAEAAIDRACQLMEELGAGEVVGGIVDYYPVKREPSRVIFEPDRINGLLGTELSSGQMLDYLSSVELTYDEETNEIVAPTFRQDIHRTADVAEEVARFYGYDNIPTTLPSGEATAGKLPFELRVEAKARDVAEYCGFSQGMCYSFESPKVFDKLRIPADDPLRKTVTIMNPLGEDFSVMRTTSLNGMLTSLATNYNRRNKDVRLYELGNVYLPKQLPLSELPEERMKFTLGMYGKGDFYDMKGVVEEFFDQVGMHRRPEYDSNAGQPFLHPGRQALVQYEDVTVGFLGEVHPEVAAAYGIGGRAYVAVIDLPEILKFATFDRKYEGIARFPAVTRDLSMVVPKDIQAAQIEHIILQRGGKILESLQLFDIYEGDQIQKGYKSMAYSAVFRSKEKTLEEQEVSAAMKKILNGLAELGIELRQ; from the coding sequence ATGAACACATCATTATCATGGATCAAGAAGTATGTGCCGGATCTGGATGTTACGGCGCAGGAGTATACAGATGCGATGACGCTTTCAGGCACGAAGGTGGAGGGCTTTGAAAAGCTGGACGAGAATCTGGACAGAATTGTCATCGGTCAGATTGAGAAAATTGAGCGCCATCCTGACGCTGACAAGCTGATTGTGTGCCAGGTGAATGTGGGCGCGGAGACAATACAGATCGTCACAGGAGCGCCCAATGTGAAAGAGGGAGATAAGGTCCCGGTGGTGCTGGACGGCGGCAAAGTGGCCGGAGGTCATGACGGCAGTACGACGCCCGGCGGAATCAAAATAAAAGCAGGCAAGCTGAGAGGGATCGAATCCAACGGCATGATGTGCTCCATTGAAGAGCTTGGATCATCCAGGGAATTTTATCCCGAAGCCCCGGAGTCGGGGATCTATATTTTTCCTGAGGATGCCCGGGTGGGAAGCAATGCGGTCCATGCCCTGGGGTTGGATGACGTTATTTTCGAGTATGAGATCACATCAAACCGGGTGGACTGCTACAGCGTGATAGGAATTGCCAGAGAGGCAGCAGCCACCTTTGGTAAGGAATTCAGGCCTCCGGTTGTGGCGAAGACAGGAAATGGGGAAAAGGCCTCTGACTACATCCGTGTGACAGTGGAAGACGGGAAACTCTGCCCCAGATACTGCGCCAGGGTTGTTAAAAATGTGAAAATCGGGCCGTCTCCCAAATGGATGCAGCGGTGTTTGGCGGCCAATGGTATCCGGCCGATTAACAATCTGGTGGATATCACAAATTATGTGATGGAAGAATACGGACAACCCATGCATGCCTATGACCTGGATACCATTTCCGGCCGTGAGATCGTTGTCCGCAGGGCAAAAGCAGGTGAGAAATTCGTGACGTTAGACGGGCAGGAACGCCAGATGGACGAAAACGTGCTGATGATCTGTGACGGGGAAAAAGCGGTCGGCATTGCCGGCATCATGGGAGGCGAGAATTCCATGATTACCGATCAGGTCCGGACTGTCCTCTTTGAAGCGGCCTGTTTTGACGGGACGAATATCCGTCTTTCTTCCAAGAGAATCGGGCTCCGTACCGACGCGTCGGGGAAATTTGAAAAGGGGCTGGATCCCAACAATGCAGAGGCTGCCATCGACAGGGCATGCCAGCTGATGGAAGAACTGGGCGCGGGAGAAGTGGTAGGCGGAATTGTAGACTATTATCCGGTAAAGAGGGAGCCTTCCAGAGTCATTTTTGAGCCGGACAGAATCAACGGATTGTTGGGAACCGAGCTTTCCAGCGGGCAGATGCTGGATTATTTAAGCTCTGTGGAGCTGACGTATGATGAGGAAACGAATGAGATCGTAGCGCCGACCTTCCGCCAGGACATCCACCGGACGGCAGATGTGGCTGAGGAAGTAGCCCGTTTCTACGGCTATGACAATATACCGACTACGCTGCCCAGCGGTGAAGCTACGGCAGGTAAACTCCCCTTTGAGTTAAGAGTGGAAGCGAAAGCCAGGGATGTGGCGGAATACTGCGGATTTTCCCAGGGTATGTGCTATTCCTTTGAGAGTCCGAAAGTATTTGATAAGCTGCGCATACCTGCTGACGATCCGCTTCGGAAGACCGTGACGATCATGAATCCGCTGGGAGAAGATTTTTCTGTCATGCGGACTACGTCCCTGAACGGCATGCTGACCTCCCTGGCCACCAATTATAACCGCAGGAATAAAGACGTCAGGCTCTACGAGCTGGGAAATGTTTATCTGCCGAAGCAGCTTCCGCTGAGTGAACTGCCTGAGGAGCGCATGAAATTTACCCTCGGAATGTATGGGAAGGGTGATTTCTATGATATGAAAGGCGTGGTAGAAGAATTCTTTGATCAGGTGGGAATGCACAGAAGGCCAGAGTATGACAGCAATGCCGGACAGCCGTTTCTTCATCCGGGACGTCAGGCGCTGGTACAGTATGAGGATGTGACGGTAGGATTCCTGGGGGAAGTTCATCCGGAGGTGGCAGCGGCTTACGGCATAGGCGGAAGGGCCTATGTGGCGGTCATTGACCTGCCGGAGATTCTGAAATTCGCGACTTTTGACAGGAAATATGAGGGAATCGCACGTTTCCCCGCAGTGACCAGAGACCTTTCCATGGTGGTACCGAAGGATATTCAGGCAGCCCAGATCGAACACATCATTTTGCAGAGAGGCGGAAAGATTCTGGAGAGCCTCCAGCTCTTTGATATATACGAGGGCGATCAGATTCAGAAGGGTTACAAATCCATGGCTTATTCGGCAGTATTCCGTTCCAAGGAAAAGACGCTGGAGGAGCAGGAGGTTTCGGCAGCCATGAAGAAGATTCTGAACGGGCTGGCGGAGCTGGGAATCGAGCTGCGCCAGTAA
- a CDS encoding histidine phosphatase family protein, with the protein MRLYVIRHGETSWNVARRLQGHAGADLNENGVRLAEVTARAMKDIPFDLCFTSPLTRAAHTARIILAGRNVPVIEEPRIMEISFGEWEGLCCASGRSEIPGTNFLETFHKTPFNYVPAPGGESIADVCARTADFYQELSGNPEYQDKTILISTHGCASRAFLRNVYEDKEDYWHGGVPMNCAVSIVDVKDGKAVLLESDKIYYDASDCVDYYAAKEEKNEDK; encoded by the coding sequence ATGCGCTTATATGTAATCAGACATGGAGAAACATCCTGGAATGTTGCGAGAAGGCTTCAGGGACATGCGGGGGCAGACCTGAATGAGAATGGCGTTAGGCTGGCCGAAGTGACGGCCCGGGCCATGAAGGATATACCGTTTGACCTTTGTTTTACAAGCCCTCTGACAAGGGCCGCCCATACGGCGCGGATCATTTTGGCAGGGAGAAATGTTCCGGTGATTGAAGAACCCCGCATCATGGAAATAAGCTTCGGGGAGTGGGAGGGCCTTTGCTGTGCTTCGGGCCGTTCAGAGATTCCCGGCACTAATTTTTTAGAAACTTTCCATAAGACCCCTTTCAATTACGTGCCGGCGCCCGGAGGGGAATCTATCGCCGATGTCTGTGCGAGAACAGCGGATTTTTATCAGGAGCTGTCAGGCAATCCGGAATATCAGGATAAGACGATCCTGATTTCCACTCATGGATGCGCATCACGTGCCTTTTTGCGCAATGTTTATGAGGATAAAGAGGATTACTGGCACGGCGGCGTGCCGATGAACTGTGCCGTTAGCATCGTGGATGTGAAGGATGGCAAGGCTGTGCTGCTGGAATCAGATAAGATTTATTATGATGCTTCTGACTGTGTGGATTATTATGCCGCTAAAGAGGAGAAAAATGAAGACAAGTGA
- the queA gene encoding tRNA preQ1(34) S-adenosylmethionine ribosyltransferase-isomerase QueA, with amino-acid sequence MKTSDFYYELPEELIAQDPLEDRSSSRLLCLNRETGDIRHGHFRDILQELLPGDCLVVNDTKVIPARLYGRKSGTDALVEILLLKRRENDIWETLVKPGKKCRPGAEIVFGDGILRGEVLDVVDDGNRLIQFRYEGIFEEILDQLGEMPLPPYITHKLKDKNRYQTVYAKNEGSAAAPTAGLHFTEELLKEVERLGVKIAHVTLHVGLGTFRPVKVEDVSEHHMHSEFYVVEEDQARMINDTKASGGRVIAVGTTSCRTLESATGEDSILKAGSGWTEIFIYPGYQFRMIDGLITNFHLPESTLIMLVSAFAGKEHVLRAYEEAVKEKYRFFSFGDAMLIL; translated from the coding sequence ATGAAGACAAGTGATTTTTATTATGAGCTGCCGGAGGAATTGATCGCACAGGATCCGCTGGAGGACAGGAGCTCCTCCAGACTGCTGTGTCTCAACAGGGAGACAGGGGATATCCGGCACGGGCATTTCAGGGATATCCTTCAGGAACTGCTGCCCGGAGACTGTCTTGTGGTTAATGACACGAAGGTGATACCGGCGCGGCTTTACGGACGGAAGTCCGGTACGGACGCCCTGGTTGAGATTCTGCTTCTGAAGCGCCGGGAAAATGATATCTGGGAGACTCTGGTGAAGCCTGGTAAAAAATGCAGGCCGGGCGCGGAGATTGTCTTTGGGGATGGCATTCTGAGGGGCGAGGTTCTGGATGTGGTAGATGACGGCAACCGTCTCATACAGTTCCGGTATGAAGGGATTTTTGAAGAAATTCTGGATCAGCTGGGCGAAATGCCGCTTCCTCCGTATATCACCCATAAACTGAAGGATAAAAACCGTTATCAGACCGTGTACGCGAAAAATGAGGGCTCTGCTGCCGCGCCTACGGCCGGGCTTCATTTTACAGAGGAGCTGCTGAAGGAAGTAGAACGGTTGGGTGTGAAGATAGCGCACGTGACACTCCATGTAGGGCTGGGCACCTTCCGCCCGGTGAAAGTGGAGGATGTCTCGGAGCATCATATGCATTCGGAATTTTATGTGGTGGAAGAGGATCAGGCCAGGATGATTAACGATACGAAAGCTTCGGGAGGCCGGGTGATCGCAGTTGGGACGACAAGCTGCAGGACGCTGGAATCAGCTACAGGAGAGGACAGTATTCTGAAAGCCGGAAGCGGGTGGACAGAAATCTTCATCTATCCGGGGTATCAGTTCCGGATGATAGACGGGCTGATTACGAATTTTCATCTGCCGGAATCCACGCTGATTATGCTGGTTTCAGCGTTTGCGGGGAAAGAGCATGTTCTGAGGGCGTATGAAGAGGCGGTGAAAGAGAAATATAGGTTCTTTAGCTTTGGAGATGCAATGCTCATACTATAA
- a CDS encoding HD-GYP domain-containing protein gives MKVRAVVNSNNISGLIERTLNYVDPRLVDHGKRVASLVFGMLTVQDKYTPREVQDICILSMLHDIGAYKTEEINRMTQFESEDVWEHSIYGYLFLHELSPLKEWAKAVMFHHVPVSGLPDTLEKNISETAQMISLADRIDMYLQSSSDIETLLRYLEQVRDLKFDGHILDLFYEAEQRFSLLSSLKEKKDFRRILPEIQLTEQECEDYLKMMIYAIDFRSQHTVTHTITTTSISVSVARCMGLPESQVRKIWYGALLHDLGKIGIPVEILEYPGKLSPQAMTIMQTHVKLTEEILGGTIEEDITRIALRHHEKLDGSGYPRRLPGDELTTEERIVAVSDIVSALLGTRSYKGAFSRERTLSIIEEQAREGKLDCQVVKVLKENFEEVLETVEENCRPVLDTYYGLHKDYQRLLGKYL, from the coding sequence ATGAAAGTAAGAGCAGTTGTCAACAGCAATAACATCAGTGGCCTGATTGAGCGGACTTTAAATTATGTGGATCCACGTCTGGTGGATCATGGCAAGAGAGTCGCGTCCCTCGTATTCGGAATGCTCACAGTGCAGGATAAATATACTCCAAGGGAAGTCCAGGACATCTGTATTCTCTCCATGCTTCACGATATCGGCGCTTATAAGACGGAAGAGATTAACAGGATGACACAGTTTGAATCAGAGGACGTGTGGGAACATTCCATCTATGGATATCTGTTTCTCCACGAGCTTTCTCCTCTGAAAGAATGGGCGAAGGCGGTCATGTTCCATCATGTCCCGGTGTCCGGGCTGCCGGACACGCTGGAAAAGAACATAAGCGAGACGGCCCAGATGATCAGCCTAGCAGACAGGATTGATATGTATCTGCAGAGCAGCTCTGATATTGAAACTCTGCTGCGTTATCTGGAGCAGGTGAGAGATTTAAAATTTGACGGGCACATCCTGGATCTGTTTTATGAGGCAGAACAGAGATTTTCACTCTTAAGCTCTCTGAAGGAAAAGAAGGATTTTCGCAGGATACTTCCGGAAATACAGCTCACAGAACAAGAGTGCGAGGATTATCTGAAAATGATGATTTATGCCATTGATTTCAGAAGCCAGCATACCGTGACACATACAATCACCACCACCAGCATCAGCGTTTCGGTAGCCAGGTGCATGGGGCTGCCGGAGAGCCAGGTGCGCAAAATCTGGTACGGGGCTTTGCTGCATGACCTGGGCAAGATCGGGATTCCGGTGGAAATATTGGAATATCCGGGCAAATTAAGCCCTCAGGCAATGACGATCATGCAGACACATGTTAAACTGACGGAAGAGATCCTGGGCGGCACGATTGAGGAGGATATAACAAGAATTGCCCTCAGGCACCACGAGAAACTGGATGGAAGCGGGTATCCCAGAAGGCTTCCGGGAGATGAGCTGACGACGGAGGAGAGGATCGTGGCGGTTTCCGATATTGTCAGCGCCCTGTTGGGTACGCGCAGCTACAAGGGAGCATTTTCACGGGAAAGGACATTATCAATCATTGAAGAGCAGGCCCGGGAAGGGAAACTGGACTGTCAGGTGGTCAAGGTTCTGAAGGAAAATTTTGAAGAGGTTCTGGAAACAGTGGAAGAAAACTGCAGGCCTGTATTAGATACTTATTATGGTCTGCACAAGGATTACCAGCGTTTGTTAGGGAAATATCTGTAG
- a CDS encoding sensor histidine kinase: MKYFLKRSGHWIVLLAATDLTFIFLTWLLRPNALRGVGMFILLFTAIIVCTGCFLEHRRQLQYLKTLEAFCDHPDEPAMRQLSSVLGTFWQPSVHSLYRQLREQSGLLEEAREQLKSYQEYIESWVHEIKTPLSLATLVLDNYRDEMSPHVYSRMTYVRHLISGHVDHILYYARLQDSHADYKFERVLLDSCVRDTASDFLSCAEERHVTLLQELEPLTAVTDQKILVFILSQLLSNGIKYAAPENGRVAVRLWKESSPGLRVHLAVRDNGPGVPPEDAPFLFDKGFTGSHPERQKATGMGLYFVKKYAKALSIETGLETDLPPGYGFGIELIFPDVQEPPAPVFL, from the coding sequence ATGAAATATTTTCTAAAAAGATCCGGCCACTGGATAGTTCTTCTGGCCGCCACGGATCTGACGTTCATTTTTCTTACATGGCTTCTGCGCCCAAACGCCCTGAGAGGCGTGGGGATGTTCATCCTGCTGTTCACGGCGATCATCGTCTGTACCGGATGTTTTCTGGAACACAGAAGACAACTCCAATACCTGAAGACTCTGGAAGCCTTCTGTGACCACCCGGACGAACCCGCCATGCGGCAGCTCTCTTCCGTACTGGGAACCTTCTGGCAGCCATCTGTCCACAGCCTGTACCGTCAGCTCAGAGAACAGTCCGGCCTGCTCGAAGAAGCCCGTGAACAGCTGAAGAGCTACCAGGAGTATATCGAATCATGGGTTCACGAGATTAAAACGCCCCTTTCCCTCGCCACACTGGTTCTGGATAATTACAGAGATGAAATGAGTCCTCATGTCTACAGCAGAATGACCTATGTCCGGCATCTGATCAGCGGGCACGTGGATCACATCCTCTATTACGCCCGGCTGCAGGACAGCCACGCCGACTACAAATTTGAACGGGTTCTTCTGGACAGCTGCGTGCGGGATACGGCCTCTGATTTCCTCTCATGCGCAGAAGAACGGCATGTAACGCTCCTGCAGGAGCTAGAGCCTCTGACAGCCGTGACAGATCAGAAAATCCTTGTTTTTATCCTCTCGCAGCTTCTCAGCAACGGGATAAAATACGCCGCCCCGGAGAACGGGCGGGTTGCAGTCAGGCTGTGGAAGGAAAGCAGTCCCGGCTTAAGGGTCCACCTTGCCGTCCGTGACAACGGGCCGGGAGTCCCGCCCGAAGATGCTCCGTTTCTCTTTGACAAAGGATTTACAGGCAGCCACCCGGAACGCCAGAAAGCTACAGGAATGGGTTTATATTTTGTAAAAAAATATGCGAAGGCGCTTTCCATTGAAACCGGCCTGGAGACAGACCTTCCGCCTGGCTACGGATTTGGGATTGAACTGATCTTTCCGGACGTACAAGAGCCGCCTGCCCCGGTGTTTTTATGA
- a CDS encoding response regulator transcription factor, with protein sequence MIKILVVEDDVYLREELVTAFTRKGYHAMGISSFAAPEQEILTQSPSLVVLDLNLPGKSGFELCKWLKARASFPILILTARDTLEDELAAIGLGADDYLTKPCHPDRLAARAKRLLQTYGKFKNIIQAGGLSLDTDTYKLLYKERYILLPDTEGKILRLLMEKHPSLTSRSELLTYVWGTEEYTDENILQVNMTRLRKNLGVIGLGEIVKTVWGQGYCLEVTGL encoded by the coding sequence TTGATAAAAATCCTTGTTGTTGAAGACGACGTTTACCTGCGGGAAGAACTCGTAACCGCATTCACCAGGAAGGGATACCACGCTATGGGTATCTCTTCCTTCGCTGCCCCGGAGCAGGAGATACTGACCCAATCACCCAGCCTCGTCGTGCTGGATCTCAATCTGCCTGGAAAATCCGGCTTTGAACTGTGCAAATGGCTGAAAGCAAGGGCTTCCTTTCCGATTCTTATTCTGACAGCCAGAGACACCCTGGAAGATGAACTGGCTGCAATCGGCCTCGGTGCCGACGATTACTTGACGAAGCCCTGTCATCCGGACCGCCTGGCCGCCCGCGCTAAACGGCTGCTGCAGACCTATGGGAAATTTAAGAATATCATCCAGGCCGGAGGTCTTTCCCTGGACACAGATACCTATAAACTGCTCTATAAAGAAAGATACATCCTGCTTCCTGACACTGAGGGGAAGATTCTCCGCCTTTTGATGGAAAAACACCCCTCTCTCACTTCCCGCTCTGAACTTCTCACCTATGTCTGGGGCACAGAGGAGTACACCGATGAGAACATCCTGCAGGTGAACATGACCCGCCTGAGGAAAAACCTTGGGGTAATCGGGCTCGGTGAAATCGTGAAGACTGTATGGGGACAGGGCTATTGTTTGGAGGTAACCGGCCTATGA
- a CDS encoding ABC transporter permease, whose product MFFKQVWRNAAKNRRGNGLFFGSLVIAIIAFYTLLSLDKQDVMRFLSKMESDAVQKLMALVPVVYVLSLFFVLFLVYFACKYQMDSRRREFGMYLMLGMRHSRLFAMLFCETLWSSLVSLLIGLPAALFLTEGISLTTAKLVGLGIIGHRFTFSIPAVFWTICGFVAVQLMSMLFLCIRISNLEPAQFLQPDSAEKQESTPVRKGASYFALGTALLAAAYALGAFSPVSFTLTFPLLLLAGGAGTFLFYRGLGGFLGKRIRRKSKTSAGLTTFTGRQIQENVLYQYKTLTVSSLLLLMALSCISYGIGMVAGSGTASVRTTDFSIMGDESAVTAALQDPETGAMIAAAYPVYLSYTDAPRDLSGLADAIAMLPPTDQRDNILENISGSCEYILSLASYNQMLAAMGREPVTLEDHELALYTSMSRGGAFNSTLDAALKNQASITVAGENYRLFPELFYDNIVADRAITLYTALIVPDGLFARIAVSPEPFCWNVHLSQSLTEELGLMQAIEKMDARLSATGLEYESYLSGIGRNLFYTVAASYLTIYLGVLFLLISNTVIGLKYLIQQRENKHRYVTLLMLGADRDSLYRSSRKQIQAFFSLVLGVAVMSSIFAILSLFKSFTRLQEGTSFTFVLALSAIALALFVLTEAIYLAIVQRAAYHEIKTLKVTDRG is encoded by the coding sequence ATGTTCTTTAAACAGGTCTGGAGAAATGCTGCAAAAAACCGCAGGGGCAATGGTTTATTTTTTGGCTCCCTGGTAATCGCCATCATAGCTTTTTATACACTCCTGTCTCTGGATAAGCAGGATGTCATGCGTTTTTTGAGCAAAATGGAAAGCGATGCTGTTCAGAAGCTGATGGCTCTAGTGCCCGTGGTCTACGTCCTCTCACTGTTTTTCGTGCTGTTTCTGGTTTATTTTGCCTGTAAATACCAGATGGACAGCCGCCGCAGAGAATTCGGCATGTATCTCATGCTCGGTATGAGGCACAGCCGGCTGTTCGCCATGCTGTTCTGTGAGACACTCTGGAGCAGCCTGGTCTCCCTGCTGATCGGCCTGCCGGCTGCCCTGTTCCTGACAGAGGGGATCAGTCTTACCACAGCGAAACTGGTAGGGCTTGGCATCATCGGGCACCGTTTTACCTTTTCCATACCGGCAGTCTTCTGGACTATCTGCGGCTTTGTTGCGGTACAGCTGATGTCCATGCTGTTTTTATGCATTAGGATCAGTAATCTGGAGCCCGCACAATTCCTTCAGCCAGATTCTGCTGAGAAGCAGGAGTCAACGCCGGTCCGGAAAGGCGCCTCTTATTTTGCTCTGGGAACTGCCCTGCTGGCCGCTGCCTACGCTCTCGGTGCCTTCTCACCCGTCAGCTTTACTCTGACCTTTCCGCTCCTGCTCCTGGCCGGAGGCGCCGGAACTTTCCTGTTCTACCGCGGACTCGGAGGGTTTCTGGGTAAGAGGATCCGCCGCAAAAGCAAAACATCTGCAGGTCTCACAACCTTCACCGGACGTCAGATCCAGGAAAACGTGCTATACCAGTATAAGACACTCACTGTCTCTTCCCTTCTGCTGCTCATGGCACTCTCCTGTATTTCCTATGGTATCGGGATGGTCGCCGGAAGCGGCACGGCCTCTGTGAGAACCACTGATTTTTCTATCATGGGCGACGAATCCGCTGTCACCGCGGCTCTCCAGGATCCTGAAACCGGCGCCATGATTGCCGCCGCTTATCCCGTATATCTCTCTTACACTGATGCACCACGGGATCTGAGCGGTCTGGCAGACGCGATAGCCATGCTGCCGCCCACAGACCAAAGGGATAACATCCTGGAAAACATCTCCGGAAGCTGTGAATACATCCTTTCGCTGGCCAGCTACAACCAGATGCTGGCAGCTATGGGCCGTGAACCTGTCACTTTGGAAGATCACGAGCTGGCGCTATACACCTCCATGTCGCGGGGAGGTGCTTTCAACAGCACTCTGGACGCCGCTTTAAAAAACCAGGCTTCCATCACAGTCGCCGGAGAAAACTACCGCCTGTTTCCTGAGCTTTTCTATGACAACATCGTTGCCGACCGGGCGATCACCCTGTACACAGCTCTGATCGTCCCCGACGGGCTGTTCGCACGGATCGCCGTATCGCCGGAGCCTTTCTGCTGGAATGTCCATCTGTCTCAAAGCCTTACAGAAGAACTGGGGCTCATGCAGGCGATCGAGAAAATGGACGCCAGGCTGTCTGCAACCGGCCTGGAATATGAAAGCTACCTGTCCGGCATAGGCCGGAACCTGTTCTACACAGTTGCCGCAAGCTACCTGACCATATACCTTGGCGTCCTGTTCCTGCTCATCTCCAACACCGTTATAGGACTGAAATATCTGATCCAACAGCGCGAGAACAAGCACCGGTATGTGACACTGCTGATGCTGGGGGCAGACAGAGACTCCCTTTACCGCTCCTCCAGAAAACAGATACAGGCCTTCTTTTCACTGGTCCTGGGAGTCGCGGTCATGAGCAGCATCTTTGCCATACTCTCCCTGTTCAAGAGCTTTACCAGACTGCAGGAAGGCACTTCCTTCACCTTTGTTCTGGCATTGTCTGCAATCGCACTCGCCCTGTTTGTGCTGACGGAGGCCATCTACCTGGCAATTGTACAGCGGGCGGCTTACCATGAAATCAAAACGCTGAAAGTAACCGATCGGGGGTGA